From Alteromonas australica, one genomic window encodes:
- a CDS encoding acyltransferase family protein has product MSSEKHHFKPLTWLRGIAALLVVISHSLRATQDTYLSKDEPVNWIWLKVFDLGTFGVLLFFTLSGTTLYLSHTSRASKLNVFPFYIKRFFRIWPAFALSLLVYFVFSFAFREFYGVATGNWIERQFLQVPTPTDFLTYLTLSFNISGQPGLFNNAYWSLPVEFQYYLLFPIMILLIPKLKSLSPILMGVALYMVFKLDLGIFKDQRVFMLGFTFCGGVFLGFIYRKYELRLNQYIGTITFVFLFVSASIVSNGFVEIPDLPVISNIWVMLGLIALSVVASILFAEVKLPRILTSQLYKMGEYSYSLYLYHNLLIGCAVLLLIYFSVTDSVQRYFVVITFGGFVSLYVAHLSYKYIELPFMRMGSRLSNLDRLNK; this is encoded by the coding sequence ATGAGCAGTGAAAAACATCATTTTAAACCTCTGACTTGGTTGAGAGGAATAGCTGCATTACTCGTCGTGATTTCGCATAGTCTGAGGGCGACTCAAGATACCTACTTATCAAAAGATGAACCCGTAAATTGGATATGGCTAAAGGTCTTCGATTTAGGCACGTTTGGCGTGCTTTTGTTCTTTACTCTTAGCGGTACCACACTTTATCTAAGCCATACAAGTAGGGCGTCTAAGTTAAATGTTTTTCCTTTTTACATCAAACGCTTCTTCAGAATTTGGCCAGCATTTGCTTTGTCATTGTTGGTTTATTTTGTATTTTCATTTGCATTTAGAGAATTCTATGGAGTAGCTACTGGCAATTGGATAGAGCGGCAATTCTTACAGGTACCAACTCCAACTGATTTCCTAACTTATTTAACATTGAGTTTCAATATTTCTGGTCAGCCGGGTTTGTTCAACAATGCCTATTGGAGTCTACCTGTTGAGTTCCAATACTACCTGTTGTTTCCCATTATGATCTTGTTAATCCCTAAGCTGAAATCACTTTCACCAATTTTAATGGGCGTAGCCTTATACATGGTTTTCAAGCTGGATTTAGGTATATTTAAAGATCAAAGAGTCTTTATGCTGGGCTTCACCTTTTGTGGTGGTGTTTTTCTCGGGTTTATTTATAGAAAATATGAATTGCGTTTAAACCAATATATCGGAACCATCACATTTGTTTTTTTGTTTGTGTCTGCTTCAATAGTGAGTAATGGGTTTGTTGAGATTCCAGACCTGCCCGTTATCTCAAACATTTGGGTAATGTTAGGACTCATAGCGCTATCAGTTGTGGCATCTATTCTTTTCGCAGAGGTAAAACTACCGAGAATATTAACCAGTCAGCTATATAAAATGGGTGAATATTCTTACAGCCTCTACCTTTACCACAACTTACTCATCGGGTGCGCCGTTTTGTTACTTATCTACTTTAGTGTGACTGATTCTGTGCAGCGCTATTTCGTGGTCATTACATTTGGTGGATTCGTAAGCTTGTATGTTGCTCATCTTTCGTACAAATATATTGAGTTACCTTTTATGAGAATGGGCAGTAGATTGAGTAATTTGGATAGATTGAATAAATAA